TAGAGAAACTATAACCGATTGAACAAGAAAATGGGAAATCTGATTCTCGATTATGGTTTCTCTAGGGTTCTGCAGTGATagggaaagagggaaagagaggtaGTACACgaattccttctccttctctgccAAGGAAAAACGAGAAAACTCAAAACACAGACTCAGACGTTCTCCTTCTTCGCTTGATTTCGTTGTCCTCCTTCTCTGCTACAAATTTCACGGGTTCGGAGCGTTAGTCGCTGGATCGGGTTGGAGAGTATGCTTTTGCTTTTGAAAAACCAATGTGCACCGGATTGCTCACCACCGTTGGATTTAAACATGGAATAGGTGTCGACGTTGGACAGCTGGGAGGTGGATGGTTGGAGCGTCAGTCGTTGGAGAGGAGCCGCATCCCAcgaagagaaggggaaagacACGTGGATTCGAAATTAGATGGCAAGTGAGTCGAGTCTCTAAAGTAGTGGTATGATCGTAATTTTGGTAATAATTGGTATATGAAAGCCAACAAACTGAAACGACACGAGCGACTCCGACAGTATAAATATGGGGTTTGGCGCTCTGATGTGTTTGAACTGCTCCAGTGTGGAATTGCAGTAGAGACTTACGAGTGTGAGTGAATTTTGGCTTCTTTGTGGTATTCCTTACGAGATTTAACTGCGCATTCGCGATGAATAAGCTAGGGTTTCCAGGGATGAAGAGCTTAGATCAGTTCAGATCGTTATCAGGATCAGTTTCAGGAACCGTGAAGACCTTCTCTCCACCTTCACGGTCGCAATCTGATTCATTTTCATCGTCAGGCTTTGCAAATTTGAAGTTCGCTGCAGGTTGTAGAGGATGAATTCTAATATTTCAGTCTTTGTAGAAAGTTTGAATGTGTGTGATGATACctgttctttatttcttcatttccAGAGAAATTGGCTAAAGAACAAGCTTCCGTGAAAACTAGCCTTGAAATGGCGGTAAAATGAATTCCATATTTTATTTGTCGTAACTAGGCGATATTGGTTCTAATATCTCACGCCTTTGGTAGTGCGTACTTCCATAGAATCTTACTTCACTTGTCTTTTAACTTCAGAGTTGGCTCCGCTCTATTTTAGTTTGTTCTCCATAATACTACTAAACTATTTGGATTCGTTTCTTATAGTCATATTTAATCTGTGCCTAAATCAATTGATAGATTTAAAGCTGTTTCTTTCCTTAATACTAACTGCTTGTTCATTCACTAATGAATTTCCCCTTTGTATTACCGAGTTACCAGTTCCATCGTTTTCTTTCATGCTCTAATTGAATAtcaatttcttcctttcttttttcaaaatagTTTTTTCATCTATCGCTGTTAGATATTTTCAGTTATGTATAGGTTCATTTGGTGAATTATGCAGAATTCAAAGCTGAAGAAATCAACAGAGCACATTCATTTGCTAGAGGAGAAATTACAAAATGCGATCAATGAAAATGCAAAGCTTTCAGTGAAGCAGAATGAAGATTCCAAGCTCTGGAACGGACTTGAGTCGAAATTCTCTTCTACAAAGACCTTATGTGATCAGCTCACTGAAACTCTACAGCAGTTAGCTGGTCAGGTTCGAGATGGTAGGTGCTTCTGATTCTTACGTTGTTTGCTTTTGCAGAGTCATAGTCTTAACTATTTATAAAATTCATCCACAGCTGAGTTGGATAAGAAACTATTTGAAGACAAACTGTCTGCAAGTTCAAAAGCTTTTGACATTTTGCATCTTCAGATGAATGATCTGTCTGTGAAATTGGAGTCAGATGAGAAAACTATTAGAAGCAGTAAGTCCTTGTCAAGTAATTATTTGATGGAGAATTCATTTTGTTTGATCTGTTTCATTTCCTTGCAAGTGGGTACTGAACCTGCTATCTGGCCAGAAACCAATATTAAATGTGGCAGAACACGTATGGAACCCAGTCTAATGCTTCATTCTTGTGATGTGTTCTATTTTTTTGGAAGGGGAACAAGAGCTTATGGAACTCAGaattgagaaagaagaaatggagaaaactTATAGGGATGAACATTGCAGAGCTGCCAGCCTCATAGAGGACAAAGGTATGTGTTTTTCCTTGAAATTTCTTACCAGCCTTTCAATTGGTGAGAATCCTTCAGTCAACCTGAACTGcttcttttccctctctctctctttctctcccctgCTGCTTTACTGGGGAAAATGTGTGAAATAAATTTATTTGAAAGCATTTTAGAGTAATTGCAGATTGATTAGTAGGATCTTGACTTTGACAAATTTGACTGatttttgaaagttgaaaggAACACTACAGGTTGAACATTATTCTTTTCTTAGACATCTTTTTTTGGCCCCAGATTCTGTGATCAAACAATTAGAAGAAACTCTTGCTGCTGAAAAGTTGGATGTTGATAGTCTTAATTCTCAGTTGAAAGAGATGCATCTTGACTTAAGTTTAAAAGAAGACATCTGCAAAGTCTTGAGATCCGTTCAGGAAAGCTTGGAGACAGAAAAGAATGCTCTTCATTCTAGCAATGAAGAATCTGCCAAAAAGCTGCTTATATCGGGTCAAGACATAAAACGTCTTGAAGACTTGATTCATGGATTTGTGGCAATGTTAATTGAATTGGATAAACAAAGTCTGACTGTTTCAAACAAAGTTGTTCAGCTAAACTCTGCATTTGATGCTTGCTACAAGTTGTCCAATCAAGAGAAAGACTTGGCCTCCAAGCTTTCTCAACGCCACTTTGATCAACTCCATGGTCAGTTTCTGCATGTTATCTCAGAAAAAGATTCCTTGCAATCAGTCAATGAAGGTCTAAATAATAAGGTCCTTGAGCTGCAAAAAGTTCAAGAATATATGATGGTGCAGCATTCTGAGGAATGCCATCAATCTGAGGAGAAAATTCGGAAGTTGGAGTCTGAGGCAAAAACTCTTGTTTCAAAGAAGACTGAGTTGGAGACAGTGGTTACCGAGCTAGAGGAGAACATCAAGAATCTTATACATACTTCAGATCAATCAGAAAATAAAATGGTTTGAAGGATTTGTTTGCTTATTCAGGATAAATTGTAGATTGTTACTCTTCTATTCTAATCTGTTTGATACTTCATTGGACTTTGCAGCAAGATTTGTTGCTGAAAATTTCAACATTAGAATCTAAGAACCAAGATATTCAAGAGAAATCACAGGCAAAGCTACTAGAGAAAGcagacaaaatagaaactcttgAGAAAGAGATTGGCAAGCATTTGGAGCTTGTGGATTCCCTCGAGAAACAAGTCAGCCAGCTTCATGACAGTTCAAAAGAGAAGGAGCAGCAACTTATGCAAtcaagagacagagagaaacaGTTGGAAGATAAAACAGAAGAGGTTATAGAAAAGTTGGAGTTATTGGTATTGTTATGTTATGAGAACTTAGTGGATATTTAAGAAACAACGTATTATGTTATTGCAGATTCAATCACAGCTAGAGGTAGCTGAAAGTCAACTTGTAGAAGCAAAAAAGCAATATGATCTGATGCTGGAAAGTAAACAATTAGAGCTGTCAAAGCATTTGAAGGAAATATCTCAGAGGAATGATCAGGTTTGATGCTTTTCCTATTCAGATTTTATCATTGCAGGAGTCCCCAAATGGTTATGCAATCCCCTTATTTTGATGCTACGAGGAGTGTGATCAGGAAATTAATGACATTCGGAGGAAATACGAGGTGGAAAAGCTGGAAATTGTTAATCGTGAAAAGGAAAAGGTCTGTTTGTTTTAAATTCATCCGTCTGTGGTACATATTTTGCCTATTAATCATTCAACTGATGGGTGTGGACCTTCAGGCAGACAGATTAAttgaagaaatggaaagaaaatgTGACCTGAAAATTACAGAGAGCAAAGAAGAATCGAGGCAGTATTTGATGCATGTTCAGGAGGAACATGTTGCTTTGGTATGTTTAAGATTGGTGCTCACATATAAAGTTGTACAATtgatctttctttcttctatgtTTATGATTTCATATTTCATGTGGATGATAGATGATCAATGTTATCATTCCTTTCATCTAATTTCAGGtttataatttcacatattttgtGAGTTCAAAAGTCCCAGATTTGTCATACCTGACTTTGCTTGTTGTGTTATGATCACAGGGTTATTTACTTGCAGATAGGGGTCAATCTTTGTCATACCTTAAGCATCATCCTATTTTCAGGGGGACAGAAAATTCCCCCTTGCAGTTCAGGGTTAATATATTGCTAGATAATAATCTTTGTGCATGTTCTATCATCACTCCATTGCTGTTGTGCATCagtgttttaacttttaatgtgTTAAAGCTTCCCTCCTTAGTTAAAAGATCGCAGTATTGAAAGGAACCACCTTTCTCCAATTTGCAGATTAACCGTATCCAGCTGGAGCATGATAAAAAAGAATTGTGTATTAGAGCGGACCACAAGGAAGAGCTGAAATGCATTCAGCTTCAAGATGAAAATGAATTGAAGGAGGTAAACATCTCTAAAGTGCTGATATTCTCATTGTCTAGGAGCCTCATTCAGTTGCTAACGGATTAAGTTTGTCAAAATTTAGAAAACCAGGTTACTGAGTGAAGAACATGAGGTTCAGATGGAAGCTTTGAGGCGTCAACATGAAAATGAGTGTGCAAAACTGCAAGAAGAACTTGATCTTCAGAAGTCGAAGGTATATATTTGACTCAGATGCCATATCTATTGATCATTTATCCCTTATTTGAACTAAAGGTTAATACATAACAGGAAGAAAGGCAAAGGGCATTGCTGCAATTGCAGTGGAAAGTAATGAGTGCCAATCCTCAAGAGGATCAGGAAGTGAACTCAAAAAAGGTTtagcacctctctctctctctctctctcacgcacACAGACTCCCACATGCACATACAAACCCCCACACCCACAAGCCACAACCACACTCCCtcacacccacccacccacgTAGACACATACACACAGAGATGTGGAAAGACTATACAATCTGTACATGAGATGATTACATTTGTCGCGAATTAACTATCTTGATTTGGTAATAGCTTCGATTTTGACTGTGATAACCTTCGTTTTGTATATTTCCTTCCTGTAAATTTAGAAAGCAAGCCacatatttattataaatgaatTTTATGCTTTTAATGTATTGACTATGATCAGAATAATACAGAACTACTGCTTTGTAACTGTGTAACTTTTATAAGCATTTGATTATGTGTCTAACCCACCAAATTTTGCTGATTCCATGCTTCCTGTAGTTTCAATCTGGACTTGGTTATCTGTAAGAACTAGTGCTGAATGAAACCCTTGTACGCTATGTGACACACCATTATCATTGCTTGCTTTTGGTTGGTTTTCAGTCCCATTTAATGGCTGTGAAACTTCAGTATGTACTTTAAAACTCCATCTGTAGATCTGTACTATTGTGAGATTGACTTTTAGATTCAAGATGTGCACAAAATATTTTGAAGGGTTCTTTGAGCTTTGGCCCTAGTAATTTACACCATTCCCGTGTGATCCACTATGTACAATGTACCATTCTCATAAATAAATTGCTACTGATTGTCTCATGTAACACTCATAGATGTGTATTGGTTCTTATTCTGGCATTTCCTGAAGTTTCATCTAAGATTTCCATCATTCCAATCACAATTTCTACTGGATTTAAAAAGTACTTCCATAAGCTCTTACAAAGTACTTTCACTTCAAGTGAAGTTGTGTAATTTTATGCCAAACAGAATTTTGTTCTCTCTCTTGGTACCTACCTGCTGACACTTTCTCTTTTGTTGGAATTGGTGATTTGTTTTCTCCCACATTAAGAGGAATTTTCAAATGATGTTCATCTGCTGTGTGCATCTTGTTCGTTTCTTCAAATTGCCAGCACAAATGTTCATGCATCAACTTGGCATATGCATCCATTTCTTCAACATTTTCCGCTGCCCTTGCTGAAAATTAGGATGAGAACTAAGTCAATA
The sequence above is a segment of the Telopea speciosissima isolate NSW1024214 ecotype Mountain lineage chromosome 7, Tspe_v1, whole genome shotgun sequence genome. Coding sequences within it:
- the LOC122669599 gene encoding synaptonemal complex protein 2-like isoform X1; this translates as MNKLGFPGMKSLDQFRSLSGSVSGTVKTFSPPSRSQSDSFSSSGFANLKFAAEKLAKEQASVKTSLEMANSKLKKSTEHIHLLEEKLQNAINENAKLSVKQNEDSKLWNGLESKFSSTKTLCDQLTETLQQLAGQVRDAELDKKLFEDKLSASSKAFDILHLQMNDLSVKLESDEKTIRSREQELMELRIEKEEMEKTYRDEHCRAASLIEDKDSVIKQLEETLAAEKLDVDSLNSQLKEMHLDLSLKEDICKVLRSVQESLETEKNALHSSNEESAKKLLISGQDIKRLEDLIHGFVAMLIELDKQSLTVSNKVVQLNSAFDACYKLSNQEKDLASKLSQRHFDQLHGQFLHVISEKDSLQSVNEGLNNKVLELQKVQEYMMVQHSEECHQSEEKIRKLESEAKTLVSKKTELETVVTELEENIKNLIHTSDQSENKMQDLLLKISTLESKNQDIQEKSQAKLLEKADKIETLEKEIGKHLELVDSLEKQVSQLHDSSKEKEQQLMQSRDREKQLEDKTEEIQSQLEVAESQLVEAKKQYDLMLESKQLELSKHLKEISQRNDQEINDIRRKYEVEKLEIVNREKEKADRLIEEMERKCDLKITESKEESRQYLMHVQEEHVALINRIQLEHDKKELCIRADHKEELKCIQLQDENELKEKTRLLSEEHEVQMEALRRQHENECAKLQEELDLQKSKEERQRALLQLQWKVMSANPQEDQEVNSKKEYSISSIKMRDTDDVKRNQRSHRRPENMGKQVTHHEYEVETSNGRTIRKRRKTSTVMFGNPKQNKMINTPKPKTRKDVEKVVKRGGHTRHSNIGDLFLEGSLNPYTDDPYAFD
- the LOC122669599 gene encoding synaptonemal complex protein 2-like isoform X2, with protein sequence MNKLGFPGMKSLDQFRSLSGSVSGTVKTFSPPSRSQSDSFSSSGFANLKFAAEKLAKEQASVKTSLEMANSKLKKSTEHIHLLEEKLQNAINENAKLSVKQNEDSKLWNGLESKFSSTKTLCDQLTETLQQLAGQVRDAELDKKLFEDKLSASSKAFDILHLQMNDLSVKLESDEKTIRSREQELMELRIEKEEMEKTYRDEHCRAASLIEDKDSVIKQLEETLAAEKLDVDSLNSQLKEMHLDLSLKEDICKVLRSVQESLETEKNALHSSNEESAKKLLISGQDIKRLEDLIHGFVAMLIELDKQSLTVSNKVVQLNSAFDACYKLSNQEKDLASKLSQRHFDQLHGQFLHVISEKDSLQSVNEGLNNKVLELQKVQEYMMVQHSEECHQSEEKIRKLESEAKTLVSKKTELETVVTELEENIKNLIHTSDQSENKMQDLLLKISTLESKNQDIQEKSQAKLLEKADKIETLEKEIGKHLELVDSLEKQVSQLHDSSKEKEQQLMQSRDREKQLEDKTEEIQSQLEVAESQLVEAKKQYDLMLESKQLELSKHLKEISQRNDQEINDIRRKYEVEKLEIVNREKEKADRLIEEMERKCDLKITESKEESRQYLMHVQEEHVALINRIQLEHDKKELCIRADHKEELKCIQLQDENELKEKTRLLSEEHEVQMEALRRQHENECAKLQEELDLQKSKEERQRALLQLQWKVMSANPQEDQEVNSKKYSISSIKMRDTDDVKRNQRSHRRPENMGKDSTILRSLHTFGLKLQESG